A genome region from Aurantiacibacter sp. MUD61 includes the following:
- the hemC gene encoding hydroxymethylbilane synthase translates to MSEYPFLKLGTRQSPLAMVQAEETRRRLCEAHGWPEEAVELVPVVASGDKVLDRPLAEIGGKALWTKELDAWLAEGNIDASVHSLKDVETIRPDVFTLHAILPRADKRDRLIGAASIAELKEGAVVGTSAPRRAAQLLNQRPDCSVVMFRGNVATRLGKLDAGEADATFLAAAGLERLGQNDIGAPLEAEEWLPAPSQGAIAVECRDDDKRTQELLAPLDHAPSRAEVMAERALLLALGGNCHSPIAVLCTHHVGQLTMRAAIFSADGAERVEESATFAAGDQNAPKALGTALLDKATPAIRAVFDDAS, encoded by the coding sequence ATGTCTGAATATCCCTTTCTGAAGCTCGGAACCCGCCAGTCTCCGCTCGCCATGGTGCAGGCGGAAGAGACGCGCCGCCGCCTCTGCGAAGCGCATGGTTGGCCCGAAGAGGCAGTCGAACTGGTGCCGGTTGTGGCGAGCGGCGACAAAGTGCTCGACAGGCCGCTGGCGGAAATCGGCGGCAAGGCCTTGTGGACCAAGGAACTGGATGCGTGGCTGGCCGAGGGCAATATCGACGCATCGGTGCATTCGCTGAAAGACGTTGAGACAATCCGGCCCGATGTGTTCACGCTCCACGCCATCCTGCCGCGCGCAGACAAGCGCGATCGGCTGATTGGCGCCGCGAGCATTGCGGAGCTGAAGGAAGGCGCTGTCGTCGGCACCAGTGCCCCGCGCCGGGCAGCGCAATTGCTCAACCAGCGGCCCGATTGTTCGGTCGTGATGTTCCGCGGCAATGTGGCGACACGGCTCGGCAAGCTTGATGCGGGCGAGGCGGATGCGACTTTCCTTGCCGCCGCCGGCCTTGAACGGCTGGGGCAGAACGATATTGGCGCGCCGCTCGAAGCGGAGGAATGGCTGCCCGCACCCTCGCAAGGGGCGATTGCGGTGGAGTGTCGCGACGATGATAAGCGTACGCAGGAATTGCTCGCCCCACTCGACCACGCGCCGAGCCGGGCGGAAGTGATGGCTGAGCGCGCTCTACTGCTGGCGCTCGGCGGCAATTGCCATTCGCCCATTGCCGTGCTGTGCACCCATCACGTGGGCCAGCTCACCATGCGCGCCGCCATTTTCAGCGCCGATGGGGCGGAGCGGGTAGAGGAAAGCGCTACCTTCGCTGCTGGCGACCAGAACGCGCCCAAGGCTCTCGGCACAGCCTTGCTCGACAAGGCAACGCCCGCGATCCGCGCGGTGTTTGACGACGCTTCATGA
- a CDS encoding alpha/beta hydrolase gives MKYLIALPLLAIVAIGISFSVDRLRTFNALVPKDANSAQVASDVAYGAHERQKLDVYAPVEATDDVKPVIVWLYGGSWNSGTREGYDFVGRALAAQGFITVVPDYRLVPEVRFPGFVEDGAEAIRWVRANAAQYGGDPDNIVVMGHSAGAHIAAMLAKDPQWLGEDRAAIAGMIGLAGPYDFLPLDTDSTIAAFSHWPELEETQPVTFADASSPPALLLTGADDTTVRPRNSISLAAALTSAGVEAEVVQYEDVDHIDILIALARPLRSRAAVLEDAVRFAREVTR, from the coding sequence ATGAAATATCTCATCGCCCTGCCCCTTCTCGCGATCGTCGCCATCGGCATCTCGTTCTCGGTCGATCGCCTTCGCACCTTCAACGCTCTGGTGCCGAAGGATGCGAACAGTGCTCAGGTGGCTAGCGATGTGGCCTATGGCGCGCATGAACGGCAGAAGCTCGATGTCTATGCGCCGGTTGAAGCCACCGATGACGTGAAGCCGGTCATCGTCTGGCTCTATGGCGGCAGCTGGAACAGCGGCACGCGCGAAGGCTATGATTTCGTGGGACGCGCGCTGGCGGCGCAGGGCTTTATCACCGTGGTACCGGACTATCGCCTCGTTCCCGAAGTGCGCTTCCCCGGCTTTGTCGAGGACGGTGCGGAAGCCATCCGCTGGGTCCGCGCCAATGCCGCGCAATATGGCGGCGATCCGGACAATATCGTGGTGATGGGCCATTCTGCGGGAGCGCATATCGCGGCCATGCTGGCAAAAGACCCGCAATGGTTGGGGGAAGACCGCGCAGCGATTGCCGGCATGATCGGCCTTGCGGGGCCTTATGATTTCCTGCCGCTGGACACAGATTCCACCATCGCCGCCTTCAGCCATTGGCCGGAACTGGAAGAGACGCAGCCGGTGACTTTCGCCGATGCCAGCAGTCCGCCAGCCCTCTTGCTGACAGGCGCTGACGACACGACTGTGCGTCCACGCAACAGCATCTCGCTGGCCGCCGCGCTGACCTCTGCCGGGGTTGAGGCCGAGGTGGTGCAGTATGAGGATGTCGACCACATCGATATCCTCATTGCCCTTGCCAGACCCCTGCGCAGCCGCGCTGCCGTTCTGGAGGATGCGGTGCGCTTTGCGCGGGAAGTGACCCGCTAA
- a CDS encoding uroporphyrinogen-III synthase, with protein sequence MIFAIRPEPGLQSTLQKARSRNLAIIGRPLFEVVPMGWDVPDAKQFDALLIGSANAFRHGGEGLESLESLPVHAVGEATADAAREAGFTVAETGTGGLQKLVDSAKGDMHFLRLAGEEHVELDLPAKVKVTTRIVYAVRTIPLTGSDEVSLRAGDPIVLLHSAKAAEHFASECDRRGLDRGAIALACIGPRVAKAAGKGWKACKSAPQPDDEALLALADDMCH encoded by the coding sequence ATGATTTTCGCGATCCGCCCCGAGCCCGGCCTGCAATCGACTTTGCAAAAGGCGCGCAGCCGCAATCTGGCGATTATCGGTCGGCCGCTCTTCGAAGTGGTGCCGATGGGCTGGGATGTGCCCGATGCCAAGCAATTCGACGCACTGCTGATCGGCAGCGCCAATGCCTTTCGTCACGGCGGGGAGGGGCTGGAGAGCCTCGAATCATTGCCGGTCCATGCGGTTGGCGAAGCAACAGCTGACGCTGCGCGCGAGGCGGGATTTACCGTGGCAGAAACCGGCACGGGCGGCCTGCAGAAGCTGGTCGATAGCGCAAAAGGCGACATGCATTTCCTGCGGCTGGCGGGCGAAGAGCATGTCGAGCTCGACCTGCCGGCAAAGGTGAAAGTCACCACACGCATCGTCTACGCTGTCCGCACAATTCCACTGACGGGCAGCGATGAAGTGAGCCTGCGGGCTGGCGATCCCATCGTGCTGCTGCATTCCGCCAAGGCGGCCGAGCATTTCGCTTCCGAGTGCGATCGGCGCGGGCTGGATCGCGGCGCAATCGCGCTCGCGTGCATCGGTCCGCGGGTCGCGAAAGCGGCTGGCAAGGGCTGGAAAGCCTGCAAGAGCGCTCCACAGCCTGATGATGAAGCGCTCTTGGCCTTGGCCGATGACATGTGTCATTAA
- a CDS encoding NAD(P)H-dependent glycerol-3-phosphate dehydrogenase: MTQASIGVVGAGAWGTALAQSLASDGRTVKLWALEDGLADAINTSHRNLPYLPSAELAPTIAATGDLSEMAACDILLLVTPAQHMGPTLEKLGSYPRDLVLCSKGIEASTGRMMHHAAHDIAPESDLAVLSGPTFAHEVADGLPCAVTLACGGGEDQWDRISPAIARHNFRPYYSDDVVGAEVGGAVKNVLAIACGVVDGLELGQNARNALITRGFAEMLRFGVAFGGKPETLNGLCGLGDLVLTCSSTSSRNFSLGKALGEGMSAEEALADKRTVAEGAHTAPVLRQIARDKGVQMPIVEAVNHLLEGRGAREVVAELLSRPLKAEGHEA, encoded by the coding sequence ATGACGCAGGCTTCCATAGGTGTCGTTGGCGCAGGCGCTTGGGGTACCGCACTTGCGCAATCGCTCGCCAGCGATGGGCGCACGGTCAAGCTCTGGGCGCTGGAAGACGGGCTGGCAGACGCGATCAACACTTCGCATCGCAATCTGCCCTACCTGCCCTCTGCCGAACTTGCCCCGACCATCGCGGCGACCGGCGATCTGTCGGAAATGGCCGCGTGCGACATCCTGCTGCTGGTCACCCCGGCACAGCACATGGGCCCAACGTTGGAAAAGCTCGGCAGCTACCCGCGCGACCTCGTGCTGTGCTCCAAAGGCATCGAAGCGAGCACGGGCCGCATGATGCACCATGCCGCGCATGATATTGCACCCGAGAGCGATCTTGCCGTCCTTTCCGGGCCGACATTCGCGCATGAAGTGGCCGATGGCCTGCCCTGCGCCGTCACTCTAGCCTGCGGCGGCGGGGAAGATCAGTGGGATCGCATTTCTCCCGCCATCGCGCGGCACAACTTTCGCCCCTATTATTCCGACGATGTCGTGGGCGCGGAAGTGGGCGGAGCGGTCAAGAACGTGCTCGCCATCGCCTGCGGTGTGGTCGACGGGCTGGAACTGGGGCAAAACGCCCGCAACGCTCTCATCACCCGCGGCTTTGCCGAAATGCTGCGCTTCGGCGTTGCCTTCGGCGGGAAGCCGGAGACGCTGAACGGCCTGTGCGGCCTCGGCGATCTGGTGCTCACCTGCTCGTCCACTTCCAGTCGCAATTTCTCGCTCGGCAAGGCGCTCGGCGAAGGCATGAGCGCTGAAGAGGCGCTGGCCGACAAGCGTACCGTTGCAGAGGGTGCGCATACCGCACCAGTCCTGCGCCAGATCGCGCGGGACAAAGGCGTGCAAATGCCCATAGTCGAAGCGGTCAACCACCTGCTCGAAGGCCGCGGCGCGCGTGAAGTCGTGGCGGAACTGCTCTCCCGCCCGCTCAAGGCAGAAGGCCACGAGGCTTGA
- a CDS encoding oligosaccharide flippase family protein, with product MNALVKGGRTNTIGFVLRLIGGIPFLFLGYRLYGTEEMGRFASAVVVVELFALICALGEKRGLAQRLTQGSEEDGHRRVNLVFDGILACLLISAVFVALLVIWPDPIFPNGTSGRYDILIIGAIPAFALTEILLAAQAYKFDIATTVRARAIVEPWTRSIAVVAFFFIPALRDGGVALAYLAAVYAALLTAAWSFFRTYGRPKRWRPRPRYLGQLMARAFPLAGADVIERGTRLIDVFLLGLFTSPTAVGIYYFAKEIASLPQKLKTSFEPVLSPVITKNLKTGNYAAIAKQVRQVGFWIIALQLGIALALAIPGEAVMGLGGPDIVGGTAALALLLIAEAVASMAVVSEGVLVYIAKKRNLAISVGVIALQAALTVGLIMLAQHWGLDEGYMASGAAASLLLALGASSLIKALLLKKLLKAPVGNLRFALVWATGAAVLVGQVAILLPEWAELLFGIPAILAGYLLVIWKYGFGPEDRVLFQRGEDEAQQEAT from the coding sequence ATGAATGCGCTCGTCAAAGGCGGGCGCACCAATACCATTGGCTTTGTGCTGCGGCTGATCGGCGGCATTCCCTTCCTATTCCTGGGCTATCGTCTCTACGGCACCGAGGAAATGGGCCGCTTTGCCTCTGCCGTCGTGGTGGTGGAACTGTTCGCGCTGATCTGCGCGCTCGGTGAAAAACGCGGCCTCGCGCAGAGGCTGACGCAGGGATCGGAGGAAGACGGGCACCGGCGCGTCAATCTGGTGTTCGATGGCATCCTCGCTTGCCTGCTGATCTCTGCGGTATTCGTCGCGCTACTGGTGATCTGGCCCGATCCCATTTTCCCGAACGGGACGAGCGGCCGCTATGATATTCTCATCATCGGCGCGATTCCGGCCTTTGCGCTGACCGAGATCCTGCTCGCCGCGCAGGCCTATAAATTCGACATTGCAACCACGGTGCGCGCCCGCGCCATCGTCGAGCCGTGGACGCGCTCGATCGCGGTGGTAGCCTTCTTCTTCATCCCGGCGCTGCGCGATGGCGGCGTGGCGCTCGCCTATCTGGCGGCGGTCTATGCCGCTTTGCTGACGGCCGCATGGTCGTTCTTCCGGACCTATGGCAGGCCCAAGCGATGGCGCCCGCGACCGCGCTATCTCGGCCAGTTGATGGCCCGCGCATTTCCCCTCGCAGGCGCGGACGTAATCGAGCGCGGCACGCGGCTGATCGATGTCTTCCTTCTAGGCCTGTTCACGTCGCCAACGGCGGTGGGCATCTATTATTTCGCAAAGGAAATCGCGAGCCTGCCGCAAAAGCTTAAGACCAGTTTCGAACCCGTGCTTTCGCCCGTCATCACGAAAAACCTGAAAACCGGCAATTACGCGGCAATTGCCAAGCAGGTGCGCCAGGTGGGCTTCTGGATTATCGCCTTGCAATTGGGCATCGCGCTCGCGCTCGCCATTCCGGGCGAAGCGGTGATGGGGCTTGGCGGGCCGGACATCGTCGGCGGTACAGCCGCGCTCGCGCTGTTGCTTATCGCAGAGGCGGTGGCGAGCATGGCGGTCGTTTCCGAAGGCGTGCTCGTCTACATCGCCAAGAAGCGCAACCTGGCTATTTCCGTCGGCGTGATCGCTTTGCAGGCGGCGCTGACTGTGGGCCTCATCATGCTTGCCCAACATTGGGGCCTTGATGAAGGCTATATGGCGAGCGGTGCGGCGGCTTCATTGCTGCTGGCGCTCGGCGCGTCCAGCCTGATCAAGGCGCTGCTGCTCAAGAAGTTGCTCAAGGCTCCGGTCGGCAATCTGCGCTTCGCACTCGTATGGGCCACGGGTGCGGCGGTGCTGGTCGGCCAAGTGGCCATCCTGCTGCCCGAATGGGCCGAGCTGCTGTTCGGCATCCCGGCAATTTTGGCGGGTTATCTGCTCGTCATCTGGAAATACGGTTTCGGGCCGGAGGACAGAGTGCTGTTCCAGCGCGGCGAGGATGAAGCGCAGCAAGAAGCGACGTAG
- a CDS encoding response regulator codes for MATQIDDGPPKVLVVEDEFIIALDLSETVRDLGYRVEGPFACRDHAMIAIDGKLPDLAILDVMTADGEVFPLADALTEAGVPIIFHSGHVTEKDVAERYPEAQAVSKPCPPDQLIAMIERARELVH; via the coding sequence ATGGCCACGCAAATTGATGACGGACCGCCGAAGGTCCTCGTAGTAGAAGATGAATTCATTATCGCGCTCGATCTTTCGGAGACGGTGCGCGATCTCGGCTACCGGGTCGAAGGCCCCTTCGCCTGCAGGGATCACGCGATGATCGCGATCGATGGCAAGTTGCCCGATCTCGCAATTCTCGATGTGATGACTGCCGACGGGGAAGTTTTCCCGCTGGCCGATGCTCTTACCGAAGCCGGCGTACCGATCATTTTCCATTCCGGCCATGTGACCGAAAAGGACGTGGCAGAGCGTTATCCCGAAGCGCAGGCTGTGTCCAAGCCATGCCCTCCCGACCAGCTCATCGCCATGATCGAGCGCGCCCGGGAACTCGTCCACTAA
- a CDS encoding CaiB/BaiF CoA transferase family protein, translating into MPLRIPGFGKTRRDAGSAPLAGIKVVELARILAGPWAGQVLADLGAEVIKVESPEGDDTRRWGPPFIDRENGSKDAAYFHAANRGKTSTIADFTKADDLARVKALIADADVVIENFKLGGLAKYGLDYASLKSANPRLVYCSITGFGQDGPYAARAGYDFIIQGMSGIMDLTGEPDGAPQKIGVAYADIMTGLYAVIGIQAALRQREATGRGQFVDMALLDVMVGTLGNQAMNYLASGRTPKRLGNAHPNIAPYEAFAAKDGWLIVAVGNDNQFARFAEAIDMPVREEWRTNARRVKNRESLSASIKRRIAEWDRDALLAKMEEVRVPAGPINTVRQALTDPQIEARGMVVELEEGLRGLRTPIRFSEGELAVGKASPALPANDD; encoded by the coding sequence ATGCCGCTGCGAATTCCGGGCTTCGGCAAGACACGCCGCGACGCTGGCTCCGCACCGCTGGCAGGGATCAAGGTCGTCGAGTTGGCGCGCATTCTGGCAGGGCCCTGGGCAGGGCAGGTGCTTGCCGATCTGGGGGCTGAAGTCATCAAGGTCGAAAGCCCCGAAGGCGACGACACCCGCCGCTGGGGCCCGCCCTTCATCGATCGCGAGAATGGCAGCAAGGATGCCGCCTATTTCCACGCCGCCAACCGCGGCAAGACCAGCACGATCGCCGATTTCACAAAAGCGGATGATCTGGCGCGCGTAAAAGCGCTGATCGCGGATGCCGATGTGGTGATCGAGAATTTCAAGCTGGGCGGGCTTGCGAAATACGGCCTCGACTATGCCAGTCTGAAGTCCGCCAATCCGCGCCTCGTCTATTGCTCGATCACCGGCTTCGGCCAGGATGGCCCCTATGCGGCGCGCGCCGGATATGACTTCATCATCCAGGGTATGAGCGGGATCATGGATCTGACCGGCGAGCCGGACGGAGCACCGCAGAAAATCGGCGTCGCTTATGCAGACATCATGACCGGGCTTTACGCGGTGATCGGAATTCAGGCGGCGCTGCGCCAGCGCGAGGCGACAGGGCGCGGGCAATTTGTCGATATGGCGTTGCTCGATGTGATGGTCGGCACGCTGGGCAATCAGGCGATGAACTATCTCGCCTCCGGCCGCACGCCCAAGCGGCTTGGCAATGCCCATCCGAACATCGCGCCCTATGAGGCATTCGCGGCGAAGGACGGCTGGCTGATCGTTGCTGTGGGGAATGACAACCAGTTCGCGCGCTTTGCCGAGGCGATCGACATGCCTGTGCGTGAGGAATGGCGCACGAATGCGCGGCGGGTGAAGAACCGCGAAAGCCTGTCCGCCTCGATCAAGCGCCGGATTGCCGAATGGGATCGCGACGCACTGCTCGCCAAGATGGAAGAAGTGCGTGTGCCCGCTGGCCCGATCAATACGGTCAGACAGGCGCTCACCGATCCGCAGATCGAAGCGCGCGGCATGGTGGTGGAGCTTGAAGAGGGCCTGCGGGGGCTGCGCACACCGATCCGTTTTTCCGAAGGTGAACTGGCGGTGGGCAAAGCTTCGCCCGCACTGCCCGCGAATGACGACTGA
- a CDS encoding OmpA family protein: MKRLLLSASVMAIALPGVAQADPYIAISGGVATQENAENSGTFTETVPADGLIAIPEGTNYSFDTNSDLGWNVQGQIGYEFDSGIRIELDGSYVTYDIEYHDNLVIGGQPIGPQNANILTRGDPLPDSVWNVLADGQGDIESYGAFLNVLYDFDLGSVTPYIGAGAGIYVIDADYLPSGLRITNDADTTFAYQGIVGVSGQISDRVEAFGEYKYRRLFDEADLNNQLLPATLQNDPTQHIAAFGLRFALGGEEAAPPPPPPPPPPPPPPPPPPPPPPPPPPVVECNTGPYIVFFDWDESDITPEAATVLNSAVTAYGNCGTASIMLAGHTDTSGTQTYNMGLAERRNDSVRAYLTNRGIPGGRIMSEAFGENDLRVATADGVRELQNRRVEITYGPNSGM; this comes from the coding sequence ATGAAAAGACTTCTGCTTTCAGCGTCTGTCATGGCCATTGCCCTTCCGGGCGTGGCTCAGGCAGACCCTTACATCGCCATTAGTGGCGGTGTCGCCACTCAGGAAAATGCCGAAAATAGCGGCACTTTCACTGAAACCGTTCCTGCAGATGGCCTGATCGCCATCCCCGAAGGTACGAACTATTCGTTCGACACGAATAGCGACCTCGGCTGGAACGTACAGGGCCAGATCGGCTACGAGTTCGACAGCGGCATCCGCATCGAACTCGACGGTAGCTATGTCACCTATGACATCGAATACCACGACAATCTTGTGATCGGCGGACAGCCGATCGGTCCGCAGAACGCAAACATCCTGACGCGCGGCGATCCGCTGCCCGACTCGGTGTGGAACGTTCTTGCCGACGGCCAGGGCGACATTGAATCCTACGGCGCGTTCCTGAACGTCCTGTATGATTTCGACCTTGGTTCGGTCACGCCGTACATCGGTGCCGGCGCCGGTATCTATGTAATCGACGCCGACTACCTGCCGAGCGGCCTGCGCATCACCAACGATGCCGATACCACCTTCGCCTATCAGGGCATCGTCGGTGTTTCGGGTCAGATCTCCGACCGCGTAGAAGCTTTCGGTGAGTACAAGTATCGTCGCCTGTTCGACGAAGCTGACCTCAACAACCAGCTGCTGCCGGCAACGCTGCAGAACGATCCGACCCAGCACATCGCTGCGTTCGGTCTGCGCTTTGCACTTGGTGGCGAAGAAGCGGCTCCGCCGCCTCCTCCGCCCCCGCCGCCGCCTCCGCCGCCTCCTCCGCCCCCGCCTCCTCCGCCGCCGCCTCCGCCGCCGGTCGTTGAGTGCAACACGGGTCCCTACATCGTGTTCTTCGATTGGGATGAGAGCGACATCACGCCGGAAGCAGCAACCGTGCTCAACTCGGCTGTCACCGCTTACGGCAACTGCGGCACCGCGAGCATCATGCTGGCAGGCCACACCGATACGTCGGGTACGCAGACCTACAACATGGGTCTCGCAGAGCGTCGTAACGACTCGGTCCGTGCTTACCTCACGAACCGTGGCATCCCTGGCGGTCGCATCATGAGCGAAGCCTTCGGTGAGAACGACCTGCGCGTCGCTACCGCCGATGGTGTGCGCGAACTGCAGAACCGTCGTGTGGAAATCACTTACGGTCCGAACTCGGGCATGTAA
- a CDS encoding acyl-CoA dehydrogenase, whose protein sequence is MAAMAPFDWADPFNIDDQLSEEERMVRDSAHGFAQSVLQPRVIEAYANEADTPELFPLMGEAGLLGVTIPEEFGGSGASYVAYGLIAREIERVDSGYRSMASVQSSLVMYPIHAYGSDEQRQKYLPGLASGELIGCFGLTEPDAGSDPAGMRTYAKKDGDGYSISGAKTWISNAPFADVFVVWAKSEAHGDKVRGFVLEKGMAGLEAPKIGGKLSLRASTTGMIQMDEVKLPADALLPDVEGMKGPFGCLNRARYGISWGSMGAAEFCYHAARQYGLDRHQFGVPLASKQIYQLKLADMLTEISLGLQASLRVGRLMDEGKFAPEMISVVKRNNVGKALNIARAARDMHGGNGISEEYQVMRHMVNLETVNTYEGTHDVHALILGRAITGISAF, encoded by the coding sequence ATGGCTGCAATGGCACCTTTCGACTGGGCCGACCCCTTCAATATCGATGACCAATTGAGCGAGGAAGAGCGCATGGTGCGCGATTCCGCCCATGGTTTTGCGCAAAGCGTGCTGCAACCGCGCGTCATCGAAGCTTACGCCAATGAGGCCGACACGCCCGAACTGTTCCCCCTGATGGGCGAAGCAGGCTTGCTCGGTGTGACCATTCCCGAAGAATTTGGCGGATCGGGCGCAAGCTATGTCGCTTATGGTCTTATCGCACGCGAAATCGAACGCGTGGACAGCGGCTATCGTTCGATGGCCAGCGTACAATCTTCGCTCGTGATGTATCCCATCCATGCTTACGGTTCGGACGAGCAGCGGCAGAAGTATCTGCCAGGTCTGGCAAGCGGCGAATTGATCGGCTGCTTCGGGCTCACAGAACCTGACGCGGGCTCCGATCCTGCCGGCATGCGTACCTATGCCAAGAAGGACGGTGACGGCTATTCGATTTCCGGCGCGAAAACGTGGATTTCCAACGCGCCTTTTGCCGATGTTTTCGTCGTCTGGGCCAAAAGCGAAGCTCATGGCGACAAAGTCCGCGGCTTTGTCCTCGAAAAAGGCATGGCTGGCCTCGAAGCGCCGAAGATTGGCGGCAAGCTGAGCCTGCGCGCCAGCACCACCGGCATGATCCAAATGGATGAAGTGAAGCTTCCTGCCGATGCGCTCCTGCCTGATGTGGAAGGCATGAAGGGCCCATTCGGCTGCCTGAACCGGGCACGCTACGGCATTTCCTGGGGCAGCATGGGCGCGGCCGAGTTCTGCTATCACGCCGCGCGCCAATACGGCCTCGATCGCCACCAGTTCGGTGTGCCGCTCGCTTCCAAGCAAATCTACCAGCTCAAGCTCGCCGATATGCTGACAGAGATTTCACTCGGTTTGCAGGCATCCTTGCGCGTGGGCAGGTTGATGGATGAAGGCAAGTTCGCGCCCGAAATGATCAGCGTGGTCAAGCGCAACAATGTCGGCAAGGCGCTGAACATTGCCCGTGCTGCCCGCGACATGCATGGCGGGAACGGAATTTCCGAGGAATATCAAGTGATGAGGCACATGGTGAACCTCGAAACCGTTAACACCTATGAAGGCACTCACGATGTACACGCGCTCATCCTCGGGCGGGCAATCACGGGCATTTCAGCTTTCTGA
- the tsaD gene encoding tRNA (adenosine(37)-N6)-threonylcarbamoyltransferase complex transferase subunit TsaD: MTLVLGIESSCDETAAALVTGDRRILAQAIASQEEEHAPYGGVVPEIAARAHAERLTPLIDKVLREADASLADCDAIAATAGPGLIGGVMVGLVTAKALAMASDKPLYAVNHLEGHALSPRLTDASLEYPYALLLVSGGHCQILRVEGVGKYQRLATTIDDALGEAFDKSAKIMGLGYPGGPAVEKLALEGDPKAVPLPRPLKGSKEPHFSFAGLKSAVLRAHETGEFSRADLAASFQQAALDCILDRTRKALETMDEVSALVVAGGVAANQTVRGGLETLAGEFGLPFTAPPLPLCTDNAAMIAWAGVERLEAGFDADPLDLKARPRWPLDPDAEPARGAGVKA, from the coding sequence ATGACGCTGGTTCTCGGCATAGAAAGCTCCTGCGATGAAACCGCCGCCGCGCTGGTGACGGGTGACAGACGCATTCTGGCGCAGGCAATCGCCAGCCAGGAGGAAGAACACGCACCCTATGGCGGTGTGGTCCCCGAGATCGCCGCGCGCGCCCATGCCGAGCGGCTGACTCCGCTGATCGACAAAGTGCTGCGCGAAGCCGACGCTTCTCTTGCCGATTGCGATGCGATCGCCGCGACCGCAGGCCCGGGGCTGATCGGCGGCGTGATGGTCGGCCTTGTGACCGCAAAGGCGCTGGCGATGGCGAGCGACAAGCCGCTCTATGCCGTCAATCATCTTGAAGGCCATGCGCTCAGCCCGCGCCTTACGGATGCCTCGCTCGAATATCCCTACGCTCTGCTCCTGGTCAGCGGCGGGCATTGCCAGATCCTGCGGGTGGAGGGTGTCGGCAAATACCAGCGCCTCGCCACCACCATCGACGATGCGCTCGGCGAAGCATTCGACAAAAGCGCGAAAATCATGGGGCTTGGCTATCCGGGCGGTCCGGCTGTCGAAAAACTGGCACTGGAAGGTGATCCCAAAGCCGTTCCCCTGCCGCGCCCTCTCAAAGGCAGCAAGGAACCGCATTTCAGCTTCGCAGGTCTCAAGAGCGCCGTCCTGCGCGCGCATGAAACCGGAGAGTTTTCCAGAGCCGATCTGGCGGCAAGCTTTCAGCAGGCGGCGCTAGACTGTATCCTTGACCGGACGCGAAAGGCGCTGGAGACGATGGACGAGGTGAGCGCATTGGTGGTGGCAGGCGGTGTAGCCGCAAACCAGACCGTGCGCGGCGGGCTGGAGACACTCGCGGGCGAATTCGGCCTGCCTTTCACCGCGCCGCCGCTGCCGCTGTGCACAGATAATGCCGCGATGATCGCCTGGGCGGGTGTCGAGCGGCTGGAAGCAGGCTTCGACGCCGACCCGCTCGATCTCAAAGCAAGGCCGCGCTGGCCGCTCGATCCCGATGCAGAGCCCGCAAGGGGCGCAGGAGTAAAGGCATGA